One window of Chryseobacterium sp. JJR-5R genomic DNA carries:
- a CDS encoding YpdA family putative bacillithiol disulfide reductase — protein sequence MEILDILIIGGGPIGLNCALEAKRNNLSYLIIEKGTIVNSLYHYPLYMRFFSTADKLEIAGIPFISAAPKPGRQEALEYYQGIARQKEINIHLYEKVLHITKKDGTFEIETTKSKYRAKNAVISTGFYDIPNLMDIPGEHLPKVKHYYTEPYPYARQKIVVVGSSNSSVDAALETYRKGAEVTMIIRHSEISGNVKYWVKPDIENRIAEGSIKAHFNSQLLEVRENSVIFKNEKGEISEIENDFVLAMTGYLPDFDFLKNSGIELQGDCLNPLYDPETMETNVKNLYLAGVVCGGKDTHLWFIENSRVHAEMIVQHIVSSD from the coding sequence ATGGAAATTTTGGATATTCTTATTATAGGAGGCGGACCGATAGGGCTGAACTGTGCACTGGAAGCAAAGCGTAACAATCTTAGCTACCTAATTATCGAAAAAGGGACAATTGTTAATTCACTGTACCACTATCCTTTATATATGAGATTTTTCTCCACTGCGGATAAACTGGAAATTGCCGGAATCCCGTTTATTTCCGCAGCTCCCAAACCCGGAAGGCAGGAAGCCTTGGAATATTACCAGGGCATTGCGAGGCAGAAAGAAATTAACATCCACTTGTACGAAAAGGTACTGCACATCACAAAAAAAGACGGGACTTTTGAAATTGAAACCACAAAATCAAAATACCGGGCAAAAAATGCCGTCATTTCCACAGGGTTCTATGATATTCCGAACCTGATGGATATTCCCGGCGAGCACTTACCTAAGGTAAAACACTATTATACGGAGCCTTATCCTTATGCCAGGCAGAAAATAGTGGTTGTGGGATCCAGCAATTCTTCGGTGGATGCTGCTCTGGAAACGTATCGTAAAGGAGCGGAGGTCACGATGATTATCCGTCATTCAGAAATTTCAGGGAATGTAAAATACTGGGTGAAGCCGGATATTGAAAACCGGATTGCCGAAGGAAGCATCAAGGCTCATTTCAATTCGCAACTGTTGGAGGTTAGGGAAAATTCCGTTATATTCAAAAATGAAAAAGGGGAAATCAGTGAAATCGAGAATGATTTTGTACTGGCCATGACCGGCTACCTTCCCGATTTTGATTTCTTAAAAAACTCCGGCATCGAACTGCAGGGCGACTGCCTGAATCCGCTGTATGACCCTGAAACCATGGAAACCAATGTAAAAAACCTGTATCTTGCCGGCGTGGTCTGCGGCGGAAAAGACACCCACCTCTGGTTTATAGAAAACTCAAGGGTCCATGCTGAAATGATTGTTCAGCATATTGTTTCTTCAGACTGA
- a CDS encoding glycosyl transferase family 1, producing MNVYKKIVIITYYWPPAGGPGVQRWLKFAKYLPEYGWEPIIYTPENPSYPLTDESLIKEVPEDIEIVKTKIWEPYQLAEKLNKSNKKFKAGQFDVGKNQSWKSRLSIWVRGNFFIPDARVFWVKPSVKFLEKYLKENKIDVVVTSGPPHSLHLIGLNLKKQLPDLKWIADFRDPWTEISYYKHLKLTRNSDKKHRKLESEVFKNADITLATSYIDAENFRKSGANAVCITNGFDETDARTKTSNGGATEEKFTLSYIGVLEQLRNPENLWQALNDLVETNSDFAGNFILKFAGRIDDKILSSLENSALKSHILNLGYLSHDKAVEEMEKSSLLIITNFPNDASKGIIPGKIFEYLATGKQIISFGPREADVSTILNETKAGKHFSYHDAETVKAFILKEFQLWKNGELTKNSQDIAQFSRRNLAKQLAGILE from the coding sequence ATGAATGTTTATAAAAAAATAGTAATCATCACCTATTACTGGCCTCCTGCGGGAGGCCCCGGTGTTCAGCGGTGGCTGAAATTCGCAAAATATTTACCTGAATACGGATGGGAGCCCATTATTTATACGCCGGAAAACCCAAGCTATCCCTTAACGGATGAAAGCTTAATAAAAGAGGTGCCTGAAGACATTGAAATTGTAAAGACAAAAATATGGGAGCCTTACCAGCTCGCCGAAAAGCTTAACAAAAGCAATAAAAAATTTAAAGCCGGGCAGTTTGATGTCGGGAAAAACCAGAGCTGGAAATCCAGGCTTTCCATCTGGGTCAGGGGAAACTTTTTCATCCCGGATGCGCGGGTATTCTGGGTAAAGCCATCGGTTAAATTTTTAGAAAAATACCTTAAAGAAAATAAGATTGATGTTGTGGTTACTTCCGGGCCTCCGCATTCGCTGCACCTCATCGGTTTAAACCTGAAAAAACAATTACCGGATCTTAAATGGATTGCCGATTTCCGTGATCCCTGGACCGAGATTTCCTATTACAAACACCTGAAACTCACCCGGAACTCTGATAAAAAACACCGGAAGCTTGAAAGTGAGGTTTTTAAAAATGCAGATATTACCCTGGCAACAAGCTATATCGATGCCGAAAATTTCCGGAAAAGCGGTGCCAATGCGGTATGCATCACAAACGGTTTCGACGAAACAGATGCCCGGACAAAGACCTCAAATGGTGGTGCCACGGAAGAAAAATTTACCCTGAGCTACATCGGAGTATTGGAACAGCTGAGGAACCCGGAAAACCTTTGGCAGGCACTGAATGATCTGGTAGAAACAAATTCTGATTTTGCCGGAAACTTTATCCTGAAGTTTGCAGGAAGGATTGATGATAAAATCTTAAGTTCTCTTGAAAATTCCGCTTTAAAAAGCCATATTTTGAATTTAGGATATCTTTCCCACGACAAAGCAGTGGAAGAAATGGAAAAATCTTCACTGTTAATTATCACCAACTTCCCGAATGACGCCTCAAAAGGGATCATTCCCGGGAAAATCTTTGAATACCTGGCTACAGGAAAACAAATCATCTCTTTCGGGCCCCGTGAGGCAGATGTATCAACCATCCTGAATGAAACGAAAGCCGGAAAGCATTTCAGTTATCATGATGCTGAAACCGTTAAAGCTTTTATTTTAAAGGAATTCCAATTGTGGAAAAATGGTGAGCTTACAAAAAACAGCCAGGATATCGCCCAGTTCTCCAGAAGGAACCTGGCCAAACAGCTGGCCGGGATTTTAGAATAA